Genomic window (Arcobacter aquimarinus):
TATCCTGGTGAAATTAAAGTAAATGTTATAAGAGAATTAAGAGCAGAAAGTTACGCAAGATAATCCTAAAATAAAGGTAGAATATATGAAAACTGATAGACCAACTACAAAAATAATAGCAGGAACTTATAAAGGTAAGGTTTTAGAACTTCCTTCTCTTGATGTTACAAGAAGTTCTAAATCTATGTTAAAAGAGTCATTATTTAATGTTTTGCAGTTTGATATTATAGATAAGATTTTTATAGAATCATTTGCAGGGAGTGGTTCTATTGGTCTTGAAGCGATAAGTAGAGGCGCTAAAAGAGCTTATTTTATAGAGCTTGATAAAAAATCTTATCAAATCTTATTAAAAAATTGTAAGTTAATAGATATTGAAAAATGTCAAACTATTCAAGGAAATACTTTTGTTCAAACACCTTTGATTCTAGATTTTTTAAGAAACTCAAAAGATGAGATTGTTTTATATGTTGATCCTCCTTTTGATTATAGAGAAGGTATGGAAGATATTTATAAAAAATCTTTTCATATGATTGAAGAAATAACAGCAACTAATATTTTTATGATAGTTGTTGAGCACGTTTCAAGTTTAGAAATACCAGAAGTTTTAGGAAAATTCTCTTTAGATAAAACTAGAAAATTTGGTAAAAGTGCACTTTCATATTATAGTTACACAAAGTAAAAATAGATGTTTAAAGTAGCTTCATATCTTTTATTAACAGTTATTTTAGCAACTTTTTTACTTCCTTATTTTTATACAGTTTCACCCTATGAACTTGATCCAAACAAAATTTTACAAGCTCCGTCATTGGAGCATATATTTGGTACTGATAGATTAGGTCGTGATGTTTTTGCAAGAATTTTGCAAGGTGGACAAAGTTCTCTTATTATAGGTTTTTTAGCTGCTACCATTTCTTCATTTTTAGGTTTAATAATAGGTATTACAGCTGGATATTTTAAAGGAAATGTAGATAGAAGCATTACAATTTTAATTGATTTATTTCTTACATTTCCAACTTTTTTCTTACTTTTAGCTTTGGTTTCATATATTCAAGCATCAGCTATTATTTTGATTATTGTAATATCAATAACTGGTTGGATGGGAATGTCAAGAATGATAAGAAGTGAAAGTTTTGCAATAGGAAATAAGCCTTTTATTAAAATTTTAAAAGTAGCAAATGTTCCAACTTATAAGATAATTCTTAAATATTTTGCTCCTTTATTAGCTCCTATTTTTTTAATCTCTTTTACTTTTGGAGTAGGTGGAGCTATTTTAGCTGAATCTGGACTTTCATTTTTAGGACTTGGTATTAATCCACCTTCTATGTCTTGGGGAAGTTTATTAAGTGATGGAAAAGCTGTTATTGATATAGCTTGGTGGGTTAGTTTTTTCCCTGGTCTTATGATATTTATAATTACATTTTGTTTGATACAAATAAGTGATTATTTACAAAATTTAGCCAATAAAAAAGAGATTATCAAAAACTAATAAGGAGTTTTTATGAAATATCTAAATCTAACTTTTTTAGTTTTTATGATTACTTTTTTTTCTGCTTGTAGTTCTAAACAACCTTTGAATTTAAATGAAATAAACTCTATTTCTTTAAATAAAAATATAGTAGTTGCAGGAATTCCTCAAACATATCAATATCCTATTTCTGTAGGAATTGGAGTTGGAGGAATGGTATCACATCACGTAGGAATTGGAATAAATACTTTTTTTACTCCTGAATTTTCAAATAATGAAGATTTAAGACTTCAAGATACCTACTACAAAAACAATATTTTATTATCAAATATGATTGAAAATGAGTTTAAATTTCAAATGAAAAATGATGAAGTTTTTAAAAACAAATTTACACCATTTGGAAGTGATTACACAATCTATTTATATGTTCCAAAATATAGTTTAGAAAATGCAACTTTTTCTTCAAAAGTTCAGATAAAAATGATTATAGAATTAAAAGTCATTGATAAAAACAATAATATAATTTATCAAGATAAAAAAGACAATATTTTGTTTTCTGATAATTATATTTATAATGAGAGTGAGATTTTTTATTCTAAAGATGCTTTGATAAAAGCATCAAATCTTGCAATTAGACAAATTGTTGCAAGATTGAT
Coding sequences:
- the rsmD gene encoding 16S rRNA (guanine(966)-N(2))-methyltransferase RsmD, translating into MKTDRPTTKIIAGTYKGKVLELPSLDVTRSSKSMLKESLFNVLQFDIIDKIFIESFAGSGSIGLEAISRGAKRAYFIELDKKSYQILLKNCKLIDIEKCQTIQGNTFVQTPLILDFLRNSKDEIVLYVDPPFDYREGMEDIYKKSFHMIEEITATNIFMIVVEHVSSLEIPEVLGKFSLDKTRKFGKSALSYYSYTK
- a CDS encoding ABC transporter permease, with the protein product MFKVASYLLLTVILATFLLPYFYTVSPYELDPNKILQAPSLEHIFGTDRLGRDVFARILQGGQSSLIIGFLAATISSFLGLIIGITAGYFKGNVDRSITILIDLFLTFPTFFLLLALVSYIQASAIILIIVISITGWMGMSRMIRSESFAIGNKPFIKILKVANVPTYKIILKYFAPLLAPIFLISFTFGVGGAILAESGLSFLGLGINPPSMSWGSLLSDGKAVIDIAWWVSFFPGLMIFIITFCLIQISDYLQNLANKKEIIKN